One part of the Sorangiineae bacterium MSr11954 genome encodes these proteins:
- a CDS encoding YbjQ family protein, with translation MLISGMSGNEIFCLAQKGLFPGEIAVGNSVRSMGVGGSIGASFQSMATGEIGAITQLISEGRHAAISRMEDEAKRRGAIGVTGVISELTTLAGYTEFLSQGTGVHVQSVQPGQPFFSTSASGTELYCHIDAGYQPVKFVMGNVAYALGIGGGIMGSLRTMAQGEVTEYSQLYNGIRHLALQRLQAEAAALGANSVVDIRLDMLPFGPAGTIELLMTGTASYNPRLSQGPVAPDQVVTSELTGEELWNLAKLGFVPQRLVMATSVYSLGIAAGIGTMFKSMSRGELPEVTHLVYKARENCLDLIRREAQAIGAERVIGNKLIIRELGPGLIEIIAVGTAIRPHPNSAPETPHLIPQAVIQDRDMMNLGGALPLVIGARARGAPRAIGCLIVLVMIIVGAIVAVFIGLLSGN, from the coding sequence ATGCTCATCTCGGGAATGTCGGGGAACGAAATCTTCTGTCTCGCACAAAAGGGGCTTTTCCCGGGCGAGATCGCCGTCGGCAACAGCGTCCGGTCCATGGGGGTCGGTGGCTCCATCGGCGCATCATTTCAAAGTATGGCGACGGGAGAGATCGGCGCCATTACCCAGCTCATCTCCGAAGGGCGCCATGCTGCCATATCGCGCATGGAGGACGAGGCCAAGCGGCGCGGCGCCATCGGTGTCACGGGGGTGATCAGCGAGCTGACGACACTTGCAGGATACACGGAATTTCTCTCGCAAGGGACGGGGGTGCACGTGCAATCCGTTCAGCCAGGGCAGCCGTTCTTTTCCACGTCGGCATCGGGGACCGAGCTGTATTGCCACATCGACGCGGGCTATCAGCCCGTCAAATTCGTCATGGGGAACGTGGCCTATGCGCTCGGCATCGGCGGGGGGATCATGGGGTCCCTTCGCACGATGGCGCAAGGGGAGGTCACCGAATATTCGCAGCTCTACAACGGGATACGGCATCTTGCGCTGCAGCGGCTGCAGGCCGAGGCCGCGGCGCTGGGGGCCAACTCCGTGGTCGACATTCGTCTCGATATGCTCCCCTTTGGGCCGGCGGGCACCATCGAGCTTTTGATGACGGGCACCGCATCGTACAACCCGCGGCTGTCCCAGGGGCCTGTCGCGCCCGACCAAGTCGTCACCTCCGAGCTCACGGGCGAAGAGCTCTGGAACCTCGCCAAGCTCGGGTTCGTACCTCAAAGGTTGGTCATGGCCACCTCGGTCTATTCGCTTGGCATCGCGGCCGGCATCGGCACCATGTTCAAGAGCATGTCGCGCGGCGAGCTCCCCGAGGTCACGCACTTGGTCTACAAGGCGCGCGAGAACTGCCTCGACCTCATTCGCCGGGAGGCGCAAGCCATCGGCGCCGAGCGGGTCATCGGCAATAAGCTCATCATCCGCGAGCTCGGCCCCGGGCTCATCGAAATCATCGCAGTAGGCACCGCGATCCGGCCGCACCCCAACTCGGCCCCGGAGACGCCGCATCTCATTCCCCAAGCGGTCATTCAAGACCGCGACATGATGAACCTGGGAGGCGCGCTCCCCCTCGTCATCGGCGCCCGCGCCCGCGGCGCCCCGAGGGCCATCGGTTGCCTCATCGTGTTGGTGATGATCATCGTGGGCGCCATCGTCGCAGTCTTCATCGGGTTGCTGTCGGGGAACTGA
- a CDS encoding 1-acyl-sn-glycerol-3-phosphate acyltransferase, with product MPERNLQAFDRRILAPLRALIRAKYFSFSVQGAEHVPRNGNAIYVCNHSGWIALDTLFAGLAVADHVGLERFPWCAAHDSWYETRLFHGFFETAGGFPASWLRTPERLPSKMQVLAVFPEGTEGNCKSFVHAYQMREWRTGFIRLALARNAAVVPIAIIGGEESLPSLCTIRFVKSAFGTVVPLPLTPLPLPTRWKVVFHKPFHIGKSDLNGYEASTEARNEVFRRIAARTRADLQRTIDRETADRSLARFSRFLSRQLVDRIPRLGKSTS from the coding sequence TTGCCCGAACGCAACCTCCAAGCGTTCGACAGGCGCATCCTCGCGCCGCTGCGTGCGCTGATCCGCGCCAAGTATTTCTCGTTCAGCGTTCAGGGCGCCGAGCACGTTCCGCGCAATGGGAATGCCATTTACGTGTGCAACCACTCCGGGTGGATCGCGCTCGACACGCTCTTCGCGGGGCTGGCCGTCGCCGATCATGTCGGGCTCGAGCGGTTCCCTTGGTGCGCCGCCCACGACTCGTGGTACGAGACCCGCCTGTTTCATGGCTTCTTCGAGACGGCGGGAGGGTTCCCGGCGTCCTGGCTTCGAACGCCGGAGCGGCTGCCCTCCAAGATGCAGGTGCTGGCCGTCTTCCCGGAGGGGACCGAGGGCAATTGCAAATCGTTCGTCCACGCCTACCAAATGCGGGAGTGGCGCACGGGGTTCATCCGGCTGGCCCTGGCGCGCAACGCCGCCGTCGTTCCCATCGCCATCATCGGCGGCGAAGAGAGCCTCCCGTCGCTGTGCACCATTCGATTCGTCAAGTCCGCTTTTGGAACCGTCGTGCCGCTCCCGCTCACGCCCCTTCCCTTGCCGACACGCTGGAAAGTGGTATTCCACAAGCCATTCCACATCGGCAAATCCGATCTAAACGGCTACGAAGCCAGCACCGAGGCGCGCAACGAAGTCTTCCGCCGCATCGCAGCCCGCACGCGCGCCGACCTGCAGCGGACCATCGACCGGGAGACGGCGGACCGCAGCCTGGCGCGATTCTCGCGATTCCTATCGCGGCAGCTGGTCGATCGCATCCCCCGGCTCGGCAAATCGACCTCGTGA
- a CDS encoding alpha/beta fold hydrolase: MLPNLPKNPLENISNPPENIPNPMLSLEKGLSPLMKFQQAFIESCFTPDRLPPGAQDPFAETRESMRKPPNGTNPVVLVHGTWANRYNTWKTLAPELKNAGFSVSALNYGEKGNLPKVCKGYTDIRESAKELAKFVDEVLQKTGASKVDMIGHSQGGGILPRWYLKYEGGKEKVDKLIGLAPSNHGLTATGLGTLANMIATLLRIQALANEAVILSAGIACLQQSLESTENLNPKLDDGGDTFGGVKYIALSTWRDEVVTPWQNGHLKGADGHTFTNLTLQEYQGFKYDLTEHNGMPNHPVSIEVVKRALVGKPVDPQNLIVQRPPFMLTP; this comes from the coding sequence ATGCTCCCCAATTTACCGAAAAATCCGCTGGAAAATATCTCCAATCCCCCGGAAAACATCCCCAACCCGATGCTGTCTCTGGAAAAAGGGCTCTCGCCCCTCATGAAATTCCAGCAGGCGTTCATCGAGTCCTGTTTCACGCCCGATCGCCTCCCGCCCGGCGCGCAAGATCCCTTCGCGGAGACGCGCGAGAGCATGCGCAAGCCCCCGAACGGCACCAACCCCGTGGTGCTCGTCCACGGCACGTGGGCCAACCGCTACAACACATGGAAGACGCTCGCGCCCGAGCTCAAAAACGCCGGGTTCTCCGTGTCGGCGCTGAACTATGGCGAAAAGGGCAATCTGCCGAAGGTGTGCAAAGGGTATACGGACATTCGCGAGTCCGCCAAGGAGCTGGCGAAGTTCGTGGACGAGGTGCTGCAGAAGACGGGCGCCAGCAAGGTCGACATGATCGGCCACTCGCAGGGCGGCGGTATCCTGCCCCGCTGGTATCTCAAGTACGAAGGTGGAAAAGAGAAGGTCGACAAGTTGATCGGTCTGGCGCCGAGCAACCACGGCCTCACGGCGACCGGCCTGGGAACGCTCGCCAACATGATCGCGACCCTTCTCCGCATTCAAGCGCTGGCGAACGAGGCCGTCATCCTCAGCGCGGGCATCGCGTGCCTCCAGCAATCGCTCGAGTCGACCGAGAACCTCAATCCAAAGTTGGACGATGGCGGCGATACGTTCGGCGGGGTCAAATACATCGCCTTGTCGACCTGGCGGGACGAGGTCGTCACGCCATGGCAGAACGGCCATTTGAAGGGCGCGGACGGGCACACCTTCACCAACCTGACGCTCCAAGAGTACCAGGGGTTCAAATACGACTTGACCGAGCACAATGGCATGCCGAACCACCCCGTCTCCATCGAGGTCGTCAAGCGCGCGCTGGTCGGAAAGCCGGTCGATCCTCAGAACCTGATCGTCCAGCGGCCGCCCTTCATGCTCACGCCGTGA
- a CDS encoding DUF853 family protein: MSPTFSVTEVVTATRCPRQLVLAREGHRVVPYGPDAFGQAAHEALHAIATGAAEDPKLHALLGRQRPDPAAVEHALFQLALSGAHAHAKKVASHVDGADLARFADTVRHIAKLLTPPMVQASAGAANARSAVDKAFPASEETIELELDGATIRGRIDLLCRHAEQTWLWDLKTYAGTDLAQLEQVRLYAMAYAAKGTHAHPALVHVVRDRIQIDAADPPREGDAEKLLTLVHHMRSWLGGAPPPRAPDLETCRTCAAQAPCWRLWGRTLPDEIDVPKPLTTPPPSMVDVPAPNTERNGAPPAMDSSDPALPHEKSRETTPPRGKMVDPPPPGKPSASPARDPARTPEPLWIGADPKKELVRLQPPELMRHIAVFGASGSGKTYLAKAIAEEAILAGVPVLAFDVQGDILTLAEPLDDTHLEPALRARRDAYRDRADIRLLTPMSEAGLRISLNPLRFPSRDMGIEQSTAYSEAVAENLLAHVKIAQWRDHARAYLAERIREAMKKVSSLLIEDLIAGIANDEDLDDPLLDRNQREKLVKQLRLLTIGSKSLLFRLGRPLDLDALLTSPDPSKTPLNVLWLNGLGDQQNKESFVAMVLADLYGWMLRQRGGAPRVLLYFDEIGPYMPPHGEPASKKLLKRIFKEGRKYGVCGLFCTQNFTDVDYKVVAQANTVAIGRINASQEKKKAADALGAPPNFDVASAIDRLVGAPAGRFVMKRADQPPHWLQSRKLMTLHGPTWGEEEIRDRTSPDARAAWNQP, encoded by the coding sequence ATGAGCCCCACGTTCTCGGTCACCGAAGTCGTCACCGCCACGCGCTGCCCGAGGCAGCTCGTCCTCGCCCGCGAAGGACATCGCGTGGTGCCCTATGGCCCCGATGCCTTCGGACAGGCCGCGCACGAAGCCCTCCACGCCATCGCCACCGGCGCCGCCGAAGATCCGAAATTGCACGCGCTCCTCGGACGCCAAAGACCCGATCCGGCCGCGGTGGAGCACGCGCTCTTTCAATTGGCTTTGAGCGGAGCGCACGCGCACGCCAAGAAGGTCGCCAGCCACGTCGACGGCGCCGACCTCGCGCGATTCGCCGATACCGTGCGCCATATCGCCAAGCTCCTGACCCCACCGATGGTGCAAGCATCCGCCGGAGCCGCCAATGCGCGCTCCGCCGTCGACAAGGCGTTCCCCGCGTCCGAAGAGACCATCGAGCTCGAGCTCGACGGCGCCACCATCCGCGGCCGGATCGATCTATTGTGCCGCCACGCCGAGCAAACGTGGCTCTGGGATCTCAAGACGTACGCGGGGACCGATCTGGCCCAGCTCGAACAGGTGCGCCTCTACGCCATGGCGTACGCCGCGAAGGGCACCCACGCGCACCCCGCGCTCGTCCACGTGGTGCGCGACCGCATCCAAATCGACGCCGCCGATCCACCGCGTGAAGGCGACGCGGAAAAGCTGCTCACGCTCGTGCACCATATGCGCTCCTGGCTCGGAGGCGCCCCCCCGCCGCGCGCGCCCGATCTCGAGACGTGCCGCACATGCGCAGCCCAGGCACCCTGCTGGCGCCTCTGGGGACGAACCCTCCCCGATGAAATCGACGTCCCCAAGCCGCTCACCACGCCACCGCCTTCAATGGTCGACGTCCCCGCCCCCAATACGGAGCGCAACGGTGCTCCGCCGGCCATGGACAGCAGCGACCCCGCTTTACCTCACGAAAAAAGCCGCGAAACCACCCCACCGCGCGGAAAAATGGTCGACCCCCCACCGCCCGGGAAGCCGAGCGCCAGCCCGGCACGCGATCCTGCACGCACCCCGGAACCCTTATGGATCGGCGCCGATCCCAAAAAGGAGCTCGTCCGACTCCAACCCCCCGAGCTCATGAGACATATCGCCGTCTTCGGCGCCTCGGGCTCCGGCAAAACCTATTTGGCGAAAGCCATCGCCGAAGAAGCCATCCTCGCCGGTGTCCCCGTCCTTGCCTTCGACGTGCAAGGCGACATCCTGACCCTCGCCGAGCCGCTCGACGACACACACCTCGAACCCGCGCTCCGCGCCCGGCGCGACGCCTACCGCGACCGGGCCGATATCCGACTTTTGACGCCGATGAGCGAAGCCGGATTGCGCATTTCGCTCAACCCACTTCGCTTTCCGTCCCGCGACATGGGCATCGAGCAAAGCACCGCCTACTCCGAGGCCGTCGCCGAGAACCTCCTCGCGCACGTGAAGATCGCCCAATGGCGCGATCACGCGCGCGCATACCTGGCGGAGCGCATCCGCGAGGCCATGAAGAAGGTCTCGTCGCTGTTGATCGAAGACCTCATCGCCGGCATCGCCAACGACGAAGATCTCGACGATCCGCTCCTCGACCGCAACCAGCGCGAAAAGCTGGTCAAACAACTCCGGCTCCTCACGATTGGCTCCAAGAGCCTCCTCTTCCGCCTCGGGCGCCCGCTCGATCTCGACGCCCTCCTCACGTCGCCCGATCCGTCGAAGACACCGCTCAACGTCCTTTGGCTGAACGGCCTCGGCGATCAACAAAACAAAGAGAGCTTCGTCGCCATGGTCCTGGCGGACCTCTACGGATGGATGCTGCGCCAGCGCGGCGGCGCGCCGCGCGTTCTGCTCTATTTCGACGAAATTGGTCCGTATATGCCGCCCCATGGCGAGCCGGCGTCGAAGAAGCTCTTGAAGCGAATCTTCAAAGAAGGGCGCAAGTATGGCGTGTGCGGGCTCTTTTGCACTCAAAACTTCACGGACGTCGATTACAAAGTCGTCGCCCAGGCCAACACCGTCGCCATCGGCCGCATCAACGCGTCCCAAGAGAAGAAGAAGGCCGCCGACGCCCTCGGCGCCCCCCCGAACTTCGATGTCGCCTCCGCGATCGATCGCCTGGTGGGGGCCCCCGCCGGCCGCTTCGTCATGAAGCGCGCCGACCAGCCCCCCCACTGGCTCCAGAGCCGCAAGCTCATGACCCTGCACGGCCCCACCTGGGGCGAAGAGGAAATCCGCGACCGCACGTCACCCGATGCACGCGCGGCGTGGAATCAACCGTGA
- a CDS encoding FAD-dependent oxidoreductase, producing MGSSNVVVVGGGLAGLCAAVRAASAGASVTLLERSHQLGGRAASQTEGEHTFNQGPHALYLGGAAARELDELGIAWEGSRAKSPYFFVERDGAFQPLPSGVLALLTSSVLGFGGKMQFASAFGKLTSNQGFESMPLSEWLARVTDPRARALLAALFRVTTYSADHDKLSAAAAMRQLHMGLDRGVAYLDGGWQSLVDRLTLRALDAGVAIHTRTSPVCIAPEGPRLCVHVPDVGPLLADSVVLAAGPRTCAALVPESASLANAAAQAVPVRAACLDVALNQLPNARHHFTLGVDSPDYLSVHSAFARLAPEGGAVVHVARYLVGDAHDPAQVRAELEALLDRSQPGWRPHAVYTRFLPKMTVAHALPLASEGGARMPVAVPDVPRLFVAGDWVGDEGMLLDAALASARRAAELALRSIALRDVA from the coding sequence ATGGGTTCGAGCAATGTGGTGGTCGTGGGTGGTGGCTTGGCGGGTCTCTGTGCGGCGGTGCGTGCGGCAAGCGCCGGGGCCTCGGTGACCTTGCTGGAGCGCTCGCACCAGCTCGGTGGCCGCGCAGCGTCGCAAACGGAGGGCGAGCATACGTTCAATCAAGGACCGCACGCGCTCTACTTGGGCGGGGCCGCCGCGCGCGAGCTCGACGAGCTCGGCATCGCATGGGAGGGCTCCAGGGCCAAGTCGCCCTACTTTTTCGTCGAACGGGACGGAGCGTTCCAACCGCTTCCGTCGGGCGTGCTCGCGCTGCTCACGAGCAGCGTGCTCGGCTTCGGCGGAAAGATGCAGTTTGCAAGTGCATTCGGGAAGCTGACCTCCAACCAAGGCTTCGAGTCCATGCCCTTGTCCGAGTGGCTCGCGCGGGTGACCGACCCACGGGCGCGCGCGCTGCTCGCCGCGCTCTTTCGCGTGACCACGTACTCGGCCGACCACGATAAGCTCTCCGCCGCCGCCGCGATGCGGCAGCTTCACATGGGCCTCGACCGCGGTGTGGCGTACCTCGATGGTGGTTGGCAGAGCCTCGTCGATCGGCTCACCCTCCGCGCGCTGGATGCCGGGGTCGCGATCCACACGAGGACCTCACCGGTTTGCATTGCTCCGGAGGGTCCGCGGCTGTGCGTACACGTGCCGGATGTAGGCCCGCTGCTGGCCGATTCGGTGGTGCTCGCCGCCGGACCGCGCACGTGCGCCGCGCTCGTTCCCGAGAGCGCTTCGCTGGCCAACGCGGCGGCGCAAGCCGTCCCGGTGCGCGCGGCGTGCTTGGACGTGGCCTTGAACCAGCTGCCAAACGCGCGCCATCACTTCACGTTGGGAGTTGACAGCCCCGATTATCTGTCGGTGCACAGCGCGTTTGCGCGGCTCGCGCCCGAGGGCGGCGCGGTCGTGCACGTGGCGCGCTACCTGGTGGGCGACGCGCACGATCCCGCCCAAGTGCGGGCCGAGCTCGAAGCGCTCCTCGACCGATCGCAGCCGGGGTGGCGGCCGCACGCCGTGTACACGCGCTTCCTCCCCAAAATGACCGTCGCGCACGCCTTGCCCCTGGCCTCCGAGGGCGGCGCGCGCATGCCAGTGGCCGTCCCCGACGTCCCCCGGTTGTTCGTGGCCGGCGATTGGGTGGGCGACGAGGGCATGCTCCTCGACGCCGCCCTCGCGAGCGCGCGCCGGGCGGCCGAGCTCGCGCTTCGAAGCATCGCGCTTCGCGACGTGGCATGA
- a CDS encoding FHA domain-containing protein, whose product MLRPSRSIELSIFRATGKVVYTREQRSFFLGKGEHLGVSDIALPELSVDGYHADISWDETDYVITGLDNTDNLSVGGVPLTPGITRTLLPESIIEVAGIRIVATQSGGLPGVSPIQKYLAYDERDLAQAAIEGERRDRARWGYVRLIAVEAPPDVIRTRQTFLRPTELKPRTPPKPYRVGRSRICEIHVDADGVAGEHVALTVEQDGVRVTNTHGRGLRLGSRILEPGGHALWHWSEMLEVGPIVFGLYDPIVSALSEVKRASAGVRPDSDIYVPRWADLPEPDTEASKSSRKPLALLSSLLPGTVTIELPQSEALVLFDWLLRFNNGAPHDPIKDLAGRRLLQEMEGALEPLLLSKLIDPKYERLLEDARNKLREPDTELDLDACLDDDGA is encoded by the coding sequence ATGCTTCGTCCTTCCCGATCCATCGAGTTATCCATCTTTCGCGCCACCGGTAAGGTGGTGTATACGCGCGAACAACGCAGCTTCTTTCTCGGCAAAGGAGAACACCTCGGGGTAAGCGATATCGCGCTCCCGGAGCTGAGCGTGGACGGATATCACGCCGACATCTCCTGGGACGAGACGGACTACGTCATTACGGGCCTCGACAACACCGACAATCTCTCCGTGGGCGGCGTACCGCTCACCCCCGGCATCACCCGGACGCTTCTGCCGGAGTCCATCATCGAGGTGGCGGGGATCCGCATCGTCGCCACGCAATCCGGCGGATTGCCGGGCGTCTCGCCCATCCAGAAATACCTCGCGTACGACGAGCGCGATCTGGCGCAAGCCGCCATCGAAGGGGAGCGTCGCGATCGGGCGAGGTGGGGATACGTGCGCCTCATCGCAGTGGAAGCACCGCCTGACGTGATTCGTACGAGGCAAACCTTTTTGCGCCCGACCGAGCTCAAACCGCGCACACCGCCCAAACCGTATCGGGTGGGACGAAGTCGCATTTGCGAGATCCACGTGGACGCGGACGGCGTGGCCGGCGAGCACGTCGCGCTCACCGTGGAGCAAGACGGCGTGCGTGTGACGAATACGCACGGGCGTGGGCTCCGTCTGGGGAGCCGCATCCTCGAGCCGGGCGGCCATGCGCTCTGGCACTGGAGCGAAATGTTGGAGGTCGGACCGATTGTCTTCGGCCTGTACGATCCCATCGTCTCGGCGTTGAGTGAGGTCAAGCGCGCGTCGGCGGGGGTTCGCCCCGACTCCGATATCTATGTTCCACGATGGGCCGATCTCCCCGAGCCCGACACCGAAGCATCGAAATCGTCCCGCAAGCCGCTCGCCCTCCTCTCCTCGCTCCTGCCTGGAACCGTCACCATCGAGCTCCCGCAGAGCGAAGCCCTGGTGCTGTTCGACTGGCTCTTGCGCTTCAACAACGGCGCCCCGCACGATCCCATCAAGGATCTCGCGGGCCGGCGTTTGCTGCAGGAAATGGAGGGCGCGCTCGAGCCGCTCCTGCTTTCGAAGCTCATCGATCCCAAGTACGAGCGCCTGCTCGAGGATGCCCGCAACAAGCTGCGCGAGCCCGACACCGAGCTCGATCTCGACGCATGCTTGGACGACGATGGCGCGTGA
- a CDS encoding DUF6194 family protein, with amino-acid sequence MDQASITRYIVEAFAQVHTDTSTADTFFFYSSYRKLPFATLVTHDTDFDHASHLDRPDVFGLNVGIGRETFRSFFGPRRAGGGESPYDFTALDRVMPHPVYGAMHWVCVLNPSETTFRTVQPLLAEAYDRAVRMHARATITAQTPADADAPPTLQESASPPERAPKA; translated from the coding sequence ATGGACCAAGCCTCAATCACACGGTACATCGTCGAAGCGTTCGCCCAGGTTCATACGGACACATCCACGGCAGATACGTTCTTCTTCTACAGTTCCTATCGCAAGCTCCCGTTCGCAACCCTGGTGACGCACGACACGGACTTCGACCATGCCTCCCACCTCGATCGACCCGACGTCTTCGGCCTGAACGTCGGCATCGGCCGCGAAACGTTTCGTTCGTTCTTCGGCCCGCGTCGCGCGGGCGGCGGCGAGAGCCCTTACGACTTTACGGCGTTGGACCGGGTGATGCCTCATCCCGTGTACGGTGCCATGCATTGGGTTTGCGTCCTCAATCCCTCCGAGACCACATTTCGAACCGTGCAGCCTTTGCTCGCCGAGGCCTACGATCGCGCTGTCCGCATGCACGCCCGCGCGACCATCACGGCCCAAACGCCTGCCGATGCCGACGCACCGCCAACGCTGCAAGAGAGCGCATCCCCGCCCGAACGAGCGCCCAAAGCGTAG
- a CDS encoding transporter codes for MVTGLFFPSLGRAETDPRDYALGLAPNHTNVFIMYARHQTSADSQNYVRNTAIFRYLHLLKFGNLAIVPLDVLVPVVDAQVYLPGQGGQGTTTLHGSGMGDLSYLPTIGYAIKWSEKDFTYFVFSSYLRAPTGNYDPRRPVNVGTNRWTFDEQAGIGHRFLGMFLVEAVGAAIFYTKNDDYILPGTSRRVSLQQRPTFNGTVHASMDISKEIWLGASYHYFRNGRVAASGPEGELTATDRQSIQSIRATVGLRPVEPLQVLLQYQTDIVATRGATISRFVGLRLSYRF; via the coding sequence ATGGTGACAGGGCTGTTCTTCCCCTCTCTCGGCCGCGCCGAGACGGATCCGCGCGATTACGCGCTAGGGCTAGCGCCCAATCACACGAACGTCTTCATCATGTACGCGCGCCACCAGACGTCGGCCGACTCTCAAAATTACGTACGAAACACGGCCATTTTCCGCTACCTGCACCTGCTGAAGTTCGGCAACCTGGCCATTGTCCCGCTGGACGTGCTTGTGCCGGTGGTCGACGCTCAGGTGTACCTTCCGGGACAAGGGGGACAAGGCACGACCACCCTCCACGGCTCCGGCATGGGCGATCTGTCGTATCTGCCGACCATCGGCTATGCGATCAAATGGTCCGAAAAGGACTTCACCTACTTCGTATTCAGCTCGTACCTCCGCGCGCCGACTGGCAACTACGACCCTCGCCGGCCCGTCAACGTCGGCACCAATCGTTGGACGTTCGACGAGCAAGCGGGGATCGGCCACCGGTTCTTGGGAATGTTCCTGGTCGAAGCGGTGGGGGCGGCCATCTTCTATACGAAGAACGACGACTACATCCTTCCCGGAACGTCGCGGCGTGTGTCACTGCAGCAGCGGCCTACGTTCAATGGAACGGTGCACGCGTCGATGGACATCAGCAAAGAGATCTGGCTCGGCGCCTCCTACCACTATTTCCGCAATGGGCGTGTGGCGGCATCCGGCCCAGAGGGCGAGCTGACGGCCACCGATCGGCAAAGCATCCAGAGCATCCGCGCCACGGTGGGCCTCCGGCCCGTCGAGCCGCTGCAGGTGCTGCTGCAATACCAGACCGACATCGTGGCTACCCGCGGTGCTACGATTAGCCGCTTCGTGGGGCTTCGGCTGTCGTATCGCTTTTAG
- a CDS encoding sigma-70 family RNA polymerase sigma factor: MKIHPSYDTAYREHAKHVWAIVYRMTGSAQDADDVVQDAFVRAMVRDPSATSGQREVEARAPQATDLRPWLTRIAINAGIDLLRQRRRSAYIGPWLPEPFDTEDESSTPPEPGADCRYDLLESASFAFLVALEALAPRARAVLLLRDVFDYSVREVAETLAMSETHVKVTHHRARRIMATYEADRCVPTRELQERTRSVLATLMAHLAAQDVAGIERILADGVRTLSDSAGEHLAARVPVVGRKKVATFWAKASAGKIASEMDVRMLNGLPAVMLTFALPAGYSGRSAPRSVITMRLDAQGLVREIHTILASRKLLRLFGGPAPDGAGVARAEPELSKA; encoded by the coding sequence TTGAAGATTCACCCGTCCTACGACACCGCGTATCGCGAGCACGCCAAGCACGTGTGGGCCATCGTGTATCGCATGACCGGCAGCGCGCAGGACGCCGACGACGTGGTCCAGGACGCGTTCGTGCGCGCCATGGTACGCGATCCCTCCGCCACGTCGGGGCAGCGCGAGGTCGAAGCGCGCGCGCCGCAGGCGACGGATCTCCGGCCGTGGCTCACGCGCATCGCGATCAACGCGGGCATCGATCTCCTTCGCCAGCGCCGGCGCTCTGCGTACATCGGACCCTGGCTGCCGGAGCCCTTCGACACGGAGGACGAGAGCTCCACACCCCCCGAGCCGGGCGCGGATTGCCGCTACGATCTGCTCGAGAGCGCATCGTTCGCCTTTCTCGTGGCCCTGGAGGCGCTCGCCCCGCGCGCGCGTGCGGTCCTCCTCTTGCGCGACGTGTTCGACTATTCCGTGCGCGAGGTGGCGGAGACGCTGGCCATGAGCGAGACCCACGTGAAGGTCACGCACCATCGCGCGCGCCGGATCATGGCCACCTACGAGGCGGACCGGTGCGTTCCCACGCGCGAGCTGCAGGAGCGAACGCGCAGCGTGCTGGCCACCTTGATGGCGCATTTGGCGGCGCAGGATGTCGCCGGCATCGAGCGCATCCTGGCCGACGGCGTGCGCACCTTGAGCGACTCGGCGGGCGAGCACCTCGCGGCGCGCGTGCCCGTCGTGGGGCGCAAGAAGGTCGCGACGTTCTGGGCGAAGGCCAGCGCTGGAAAAATCGCCTCGGAGATGGACGTGCGCATGCTCAACGGGCTGCCCGCCGTGATGCTCACCTTCGCCCTGCCCGCGGGGTACTCCGGGCGCTCGGCGCCGCGGTCCGTGATCACCATGCGGCTCGATGCGCAGGGGCTCGTACGGGAGATCCACACGATCCTGGCCTCGCGCAAGCTTTTGCGCCTCTTTGGAGGCCCCGCGCCCGATGGCGCCGGTGTCGCGCGAGCAGAGCCGGAATTGTCGAAAGCGTGA